The Zingiber officinale cultivar Zhangliang chromosome 10A, Zo_v1.1, whole genome shotgun sequence genome contains a region encoding:
- the LOC122026541 gene encoding mitogen-activated protein kinase kinase kinase 17-like, whose protein sequence is MEIHDYRRGPIVGRGASATVSLATSVPSGQLFAVKSSDLAFSGPLQREQSILSALDSPFVISYLGFDVALPSPGLRPCFNLFVEYAPGGSLAEAIKKQGGRLAEPFIRSYARDVLGGLAYLHAAGVAHCDVKSQNVLLCAGGRAKLADFGCARRSSETDRRFSGGTPMFMAPEVARGEEQGAPADVWALGCTVIEMATGRPPWPQAENPVSALHRIAFSDDVPEFPSGVSGDCKDFLSKCLTRDPRERRTAAQLLRHPFVASCSEMDHPPSNSDANLNGVSPTSALDQAFWELLSNDDELTEQSPEEDPLVRMKSLIGGNGHNWAWDETWVTVRSHDRELTFPTTDPITENVATTTTPATIASEEYSLDVNHIGAESVHSNFDCIDSISNVKCKINVSISDMERIKIEFLNWCCAPINSIAANGLDLNNVVECF, encoded by the coding sequence ATGGAGATCCATGACTACCGCCGTGGCCCCATCGTCGGCCGAGGAGCCTCCGCCACCGTCTCCCTCGCCACCTCCGTGCCCTCCGGCCAGTTGTTCGCCGTCAAGTCCTCTGACCTCGCCTTCTCCGGTCCCCTGCAGCGCGAGCAGAGCATTCTGTCCGCGCTCGACTCGCCTTTTGTCATCTCCTACTTGGGCTTCGACGTCGCGCTGCCCTCGCCCGGGCTCCGCCCCTGCTTTAACCTCTTCGTGGAGTACGCCCCTGGAGGCTCGCTCGCCGAGGCCATCAAGAAGCAGGGCGGCCGGCTCGCCGAGCCCTTCATCCGGTCCTACGCCCGCGACGTCCTCGGCGGACTCGCCTACCTCCACGCAGCCGGCGTCGCCCACTGCGACGTCAAGAGCCAGAACGTGCTGCTCTGCGCCGGCGGCCGCGCCAAGCTCGCCGACTTCGGATGCGCGCGGCGGAGCAGCGAGACGGATCGTCGCTTCTCGGGCGGCACGCCCATGTTCATGGCTCCAGAGGTGGCGCGCGGGGAGGAGCAAGGGGCTCCCGCCGATGTCTGGGCCCTCGGATGCACCGTCATTGAGATGGCCACGGGGCGGCCGCCGTGGCCGCAGGCTGAGAACCCCGTAAGCGCCCTTCACCGAATCGCGTTCTCCGACGACGTGCCAGAGTTCCCCAGCGGGGTGTCGGGAGATTGCaaggacttcctgagcaagtgtCTGACAAGGGACCCGCGCGAGCGGCGGACGGCGGCGCAGCTCCTCCGGCATCCGTTCGTTGCTTCCTGTTCCGAGATGGATCATCCGCCCTCGAATTCCGATGCAAATCTCAACGGTGTTTCTCCTACCAGCGCTCTGGATCAGGCGTTCTGGGAGTTGCTCTCCAACGACGACGAGCTGACCGAGCAGTCGCCGGAGGAGGATCCACTTgtgagaatgaagagcttaatcgGCGGTAACGGTCATAATTGGGCATGGGATGAGACCTGGGTAACGGTGAGAAGCCACGACCGAGAATTGACCTTTCCGACCACTGACCCGATCACAGAGAACGTCGCGACGACAACAACTCCGGCGACGATCGCGAGTGAAGAGTACTCGTTGGACGTCAATCACATTGGTGCCGAATCTGTACATTCTAATTTCGACTGCATCGATTCAATTTCAAATGTTAAATGTaaaataaatgtttcaattagtGACATGGAAAGAatcaaaattgagtttttaaattggtGTTGCGCCCCAATTAATTCAATCGCAGCCAACGGATTAGATCTAAACAATGTAGTGGAATGTTTTTAA